The following coding sequences lie in one Flagellimonas eckloniae genomic window:
- a CDS encoding TlpA family protein disulfide reductase, translated as MKINKKTILNIAVMLFILSFFVTPMGHYGKILLNRIFSFSPPVIEEANREKIADYDWKLKDAEWNFFNFDKSEGNVVFINLWASWRLPCEAELASIQKMYDRYKGKMDFYIITNENRPPVEEFMAKHGFTFPVTYLIIGEKTPINPDEVPSSYLIDKSGNIVIYKQRIADWNTSKVYSLLDNLIAK; from the coding sequence ATGAAAATAAATAAAAAGACCATATTGAATATTGCAGTGATGCTTTTTATACTTTCATTTTTTGTTACTCCAATGGGACATTATGGCAAGATTCTCCTGAACAGGATATTCTCATTCTCACCTCCGGTGATAGAAGAAGCCAACAGGGAAAAAATAGCGGATTATGATTGGAAGTTAAAAGATGCCGAATGGAACTTCTTTAATTTTGATAAATCAGAAGGCAATGTAGTTTTTATTAACCTTTGGGCGTCATGGCGCTTGCCTTGTGAAGCAGAGTTGGCAAGTATTCAAAAAATGTATGATAGGTATAAGGGAAAGATGGATTTCTATATCATAACCAATGAGAATAGACCACCAGTTGAAGAATTTATGGCAAAACATGGGTTTACCTTCCCAGTTACATACTTAATTATAGGTGAAAAAACACCGATTAACCCAGATGAGGTACCTTCGTCTTATTTGATAGATAAATCGGGTAATATTGTAATCTACAAGCAAAGAATTGCAGATTGGAATACCAGTAAAGTATATTCATTACTGGATAATTTAATTGCAAAATAA
- a CDS encoding aconitate hydratase, giving the protein MAFDIDMIKGVYASMGERIEKARELVGRPLTLSEKILYSHLWEGTPTKQFSRGKDYVDFAPDRVACQDATAQMALLQFMHAGKPKVAVPTTVHCDHLIQAKVDAKTDLKRANETSNEVFDFLESVSNKYGIGFWKPGAGIIHQVVLENYAFPGGMMIGTDSHTVNAGGLGMVAIGVGGADAVDVMAGMAWELKFPKLIGVKLTGKLSGWTAPKDVILKVADILTAKGGTGAIVEYFGEGATSMSCTGKGTICNMGAEVGATTSTFGYDESMDRYLRATDRADVADAAFAVKEHLTADAEVYANPDDYFDQLIEIDLNTLEPHLNGPFTPDLATPISKMSEAARENDWPLNVEVGLIGSCTNSSYEDISRAASLAKQVSEKNLKMKSEFTITPGSEQVRYTIERDGFIKTFNNVGATVFANACGPCIGMWDRYGDKAADGPRNTIVHSFNRNFAKRADGNPNTLAFVGSPELVTAIAISGRLDFNPMTDKLINEDGEEVLLDEPRGYELPPEGFAVEDAGFIAPMEDGSGVQVVVSPTSERLQLLDPFVPITPESLQGVKLLIKPFGKCTTDHISMAGPWLRYRGHLDNIANNTLIGAVNAFNKQTNFVKNQLTGEYGAVPDAQRAYKKEGIRTIVVGDHNYGEGSSREHAAMQPRHLGVAAVLVKSFARIHETNLKKQGMLALTFVNESDYDLIQEDDTFNFVDITDFAPGKQLTLEVVHADGSTDTIKVNHTYNDSQIEWFREGSALNVIKKENA; this is encoded by the coding sequence ATGGCATTTGACATTGACATGATTAAAGGGGTTTACGCTTCAATGGGAGAGCGTATTGAAAAGGCCCGTGAATTAGTGGGAAGACCTTTGACCCTTTCAGAAAAAATATTGTACTCGCATTTATGGGAAGGAACACCTACCAAACAATTTTCAAGAGGTAAGGATTATGTTGATTTTGCCCCTGACAGGGTAGCTTGTCAAGATGCTACGGCCCAAATGGCGTTGCTACAGTTCATGCATGCCGGAAAACCTAAGGTGGCAGTGCCCACAACGGTACATTGCGATCATTTGATTCAAGCCAAAGTTGATGCAAAGACAGATTTAAAGAGAGCAAACGAAACCAGTAATGAAGTTTTTGACTTTTTGGAATCAGTCTCCAATAAGTATGGAATTGGTTTCTGGAAACCGGGAGCAGGGATTATTCACCAAGTGGTACTTGAAAATTATGCATTCCCTGGTGGAATGATGATAGGAACAGATTCCCACACGGTAAATGCCGGTGGATTGGGAATGGTTGCTATTGGTGTTGGAGGAGCAGATGCAGTGGATGTAATGGCAGGTATGGCTTGGGAATTGAAGTTCCCAAAATTGATTGGAGTAAAATTGACCGGAAAACTATCGGGTTGGACAGCGCCAAAAGATGTAATCTTAAAAGTGGCAGATATCCTCACAGCAAAGGGCGGTACAGGAGCCATTGTTGAATACTTTGGAGAAGGCGCAACATCAATGTCCTGTACTGGTAAAGGTACCATTTGTAACATGGGAGCAGAAGTTGGTGCAACCACATCTACTTTTGGGTATGATGAATCCATGGATCGCTATTTAAGAGCTACAGATCGTGCAGATGTAGCTGATGCAGCATTTGCAGTAAAAGAGCATTTAACTGCTGATGCTGAAGTGTATGCAAACCCAGATGACTATTTTGATCAGTTGATAGAAATTGATTTAAATACTTTGGAACCACATTTAAATGGACCTTTCACTCCAGATTTGGCAACACCAATTTCCAAGATGAGTGAGGCGGCCAGAGAAAATGATTGGCCATTAAACGTTGAGGTCGGTCTAATAGGTTCTTGTACCAATTCTTCTTATGAAGATATTTCAAGGGCAGCATCTTTGGCAAAGCAGGTTTCAGAAAAGAATCTAAAGATGAAATCGGAGTTTACCATAACTCCAGGTTCAGAACAAGTGAGATATACCATTGAAAGAGATGGTTTCATAAAGACCTTTAACAATGTAGGTGCTACTGTATTTGCAAATGCATGTGGGCCTTGTATTGGAATGTGGGACCGCTATGGGGACAAAGCTGCTGATGGTCCACGAAATACCATTGTGCATTCGTTCAATAGAAACTTTGCAAAACGTGCGGATGGTAATCCAAATACCCTAGCTTTTGTAGGATCTCCGGAGTTGGTGACCGCAATTGCGATATCTGGAAGGTTGGATTTTAATCCAATGACAGATAAGCTGATTAATGAAGATGGTGAAGAGGTATTATTAGATGAACCAAGAGGATATGAGTTGCCACCAGAAGGTTTTGCAGTTGAAGATGCCGGGTTTATTGCACCAATGGAGGATGGAAGTGGAGTACAAGTGGTAGTTTCACCAACATCCGAAAGATTACAGCTTTTAGATCCATTTGTTCCAATCACTCCTGAAAGCTTACAAGGCGTGAAATTACTGATTAAACCATTTGGAAAATGTACAACTGACCATATTTCCATGGCAGGCCCCTGGCTTCGCTATAGAGGACATTTAGATAACATCGCCAATAACACCCTAATTGGGGCGGTCAATGCTTTTAACAAGCAAACGAACTTTGTTAAAAACCAATTGACTGGAGAATACGGTGCTGTTCCAGATGCACAACGTGCCTATAAAAAGGAAGGAATACGAACTATTGTTGTGGGTGACCATAACTATGGGGAAGGTTCTTCACGGGAACATGCCGCAATGCAACCAAGACATTTGGGTGTTGCAGCTGTATTGGTAAAGTCGTTCGCAAGGATTCACGAGACCAATTTGAAGAAACAAGGTATGTTGGCCTTGACTTTTGTCAATGAAAGTGATTATGATTTAATTCAAGAAGACGATACCTTCAACTTTGTTGATATAACCGATTTTGCTCCTGGAAAACAATTGACCTTGGAAGTTGTGCATGCTGATGGAAGTACGGATACTATTAAAGTAAACCATACCTATAACGATTCGCAAATTGAATGGTTCAGGGAAGGTTCTGCTTTAAATGTCATTAAAAAGGAGAATGCATAG
- a CDS encoding AAA family ATPase produces the protein MSDVVAVENLVKKHKALKKEIAKIIVGQDKVIEQILLSIYTGGHSLLIGVPGLAKTLMVNTIAQTLGLDFKRIQFTPDLMPSDILGSEVLDQNRNFKFIKGPVFGNIILADEINRTPPKTQAALLEAMQERAVTIAGQQYKLDMPYFVLATQNPIEQEGTYPLPEAQLDRFMFAIELKYPSIAEEIQVVKSTTTDESAQINTLFNADEIIAVQHLIRRIPVPDNVIDYAVKLVNKTRPGMDGSLDYVNNYVDWGAGPRASQNLVLGAKAHAAINGKFSPDIEDVKAISMGILKHRILKNYKAEAEGISEENIISELL, from the coding sequence ATGTCAGATGTTGTTGCTGTTGAAAATCTTGTAAAAAAACATAAGGCCCTAAAGAAAGAGATTGCAAAGATTATTGTTGGTCAAGACAAAGTAATCGAGCAAATTTTACTTTCCATATACACGGGTGGACATTCGCTTTTAATTGGTGTTCCAGGACTTGCAAAGACCTTGATGGTAAACACTATTGCCCAAACTTTGGGATTGGATTTTAAAAGAATTCAATTTACCCCAGATTTAATGCCCAGCGATATTTTAGGTAGTGAGGTACTAGATCAAAATAGAAATTTTAAATTTATTAAGGGGCCGGTTTTTGGTAATATTATTTTAGCGGATGAAATCAATAGAACTCCTCCAAAAACCCAAGCAGCTCTTCTTGAGGCCATGCAAGAAAGAGCGGTTACCATTGCAGGACAGCAATATAAATTGGATATGCCCTATTTTGTACTTGCTACACAAAACCCTATTGAACAAGAAGGTACTTATCCACTTCCAGAGGCCCAATTGGACCGTTTTATGTTTGCTATAGAATTAAAATATCCCTCAATAGCAGAAGAAATACAAGTTGTTAAGTCCACAACTACTGATGAGAGTGCACAAATAAACACGCTGTTCAATGCCGATGAAATCATAGCTGTGCAACATTTAATACGAAGGATACCAGTACCAGACAACGTAATTGATTATGCGGTTAAGTTGGTCAATAAAACACGCCCTGGAATGGATGGTTCATTGGACTATGTCAATAATTATGTAGATTGGGGTGCAGGGCCAAGAGCATCCCAAAATTTGGTTTTGGGAGCCAAAGCGCATGCAGCAATCAATGGAAAGTTCTCTCCCGATATAGAAGATGTAAAAGCCATTTCCATGGGAATTCTTAAGCATAGAATATTAAAAAACTACAAAGCTGAGGCAGAAGGCATTTCTGAGGAAAATATTATTTCAGAATTGTTATAA
- a CDS encoding peptidylprolyl isomerase — protein MNLKYMEKMNSKILTLVFFVAFGFIQAQDVDEAALTKNDSTNTTKKVKLDGIAAVIGDYVILESDIEKTLIDLRSQGASTEDITRCSLLGKLMEDRLYAHQAVQDSLLVSDDQVNSQSDRQIQQLVSQVGSMEKVLKFYKKQDVESFRTELFEINKLRMLSEKMQGNIVEEIQVTPEEVRQFFNKIPEEERPVFGAELEIAQIIKEPKAPQEEKQKVIDRLKQIKQDVLENDASFNVKAILYSQDPGSKSKGGFYSMTRETPFVKEFKDVAFSLQEGEISEPFETDFGYHIIYVEKIRGQEVDLRHILIAPEIPQSTMDKAVRELDTIRKHLLEGKYTFAQAALNFSDEKETKFDGGLLRNPINFDSRFELTKMDPTLYNQVRNLKDEEISRPIKEDDPRGGAPKFKIMKISNRYDEHKADFAQDYLKIQELALREKQFKTIKEWMDDHIDDTYIHVNSENRECDFANNWIKE, from the coding sequence ATGAATTTGAAGTATATGGAAAAGATGAATAGCAAAATATTGACCTTGGTATTTTTTGTGGCATTTGGTTTTATACAAGCACAAGATGTTGATGAGGCAGCACTGACCAAAAACGATTCCACAAACACAACTAAAAAGGTTAAACTGGATGGTATAGCTGCCGTAATCGGTGATTATGTAATCCTGGAGTCGGATATTGAAAAGACACTGATAGATTTAAGAAGTCAAGGCGCCTCAACAGAAGATATCACAAGGTGCAGTCTTTTGGGCAAGTTGATGGAAGATCGTCTTTATGCACACCAGGCGGTTCAGGATAGTTTGTTGGTATCTGATGACCAAGTGAATTCACAAAGTGATCGTCAAATACAACAACTAGTTTCCCAAGTTGGTTCAATGGAGAAAGTGTTGAAATTTTATAAAAAGCAGGACGTTGAGAGTTTTAGAACAGAGCTTTTTGAAATCAACAAGTTGCGCATGCTTTCAGAAAAAATGCAAGGGAACATTGTTGAGGAAATACAGGTTACTCCTGAAGAAGTTCGACAATTTTTCAATAAGATTCCAGAAGAAGAGAGACCCGTTTTTGGTGCAGAGCTGGAAATTGCTCAGATTATAAAAGAGCCTAAGGCTCCACAAGAAGAAAAACAAAAAGTGATAGATCGGTTAAAACAGATAAAGCAGGATGTTTTGGAAAACGATGCTAGTTTTAATGTTAAGGCGATTCTTTACTCACAGGACCCAGGATCTAAATCAAAAGGAGGGTTTTATAGTATGACAAGGGAAACCCCTTTTGTAAAGGAATTTAAAGATGTGGCCTTTAGTTTACAGGAAGGAGAAATTTCAGAACCTTTTGAGACCGATTTTGGATATCATATTATTTATGTTGAAAAAATTAGAGGTCAAGAAGTGGATTTACGTCATATTTTGATAGCCCCTGAAATACCTCAAAGTACAATGGACAAGGCTGTGAGGGAATTAGACACTATTCGTAAGCACCTTTTGGAAGGTAAGTACACGTTTGCCCAGGCGGCATTGAATTTTTCCGATGAAAAAGAAACGAAGTTTGATGGCGGATTACTTCGCAACCCGATTAACTTTGATTCTCGATTTGAGTTGACCAAAATGGACCCAACACTTTATAACCAGGTAAGGAATTTGAAAGATGAGGAAATTTCCAGACCTATTAAGGAAGATGATCCAAGAGGAGGAGCTCCTAAATTTAAGATTATGAAAATCTCCAATCGGTATGATGAACACAAAGCCGATTTTGCCCAAGATTACCTAAAAATCCAGGAACTTGCGCTAAGGGAAAAACAGTTCAAAACCATAAAGGAATGGATGGACGATCACATCGATGATACATATATTCATGTAAATTCAGAAAACAGGGAGTGTGATTTTGCTAACAACTGGATAAAGGAATAA
- a CDS encoding peptidylprolyl isomerase, with translation MRTKPSCLALSNCYFCGMLFLQKKIFLIPVLGLFVFSSCDSLFKEKTEKEPLARVGETFLYKEDIASFITNDMSEQDSILFVTNYINNWASKQLLLSKSKINLPEEKLKEYDLLVDDYRSDLYTRAYVEALVLQSQDTAITTSQLREYYEKEKENFKLNEKLVQLRFVGLPGQFLDKNQVIEKIKGWEETDKSYLDSIAVQFKKIHFNDSIWVSVTRVMEEIPPLTPLNEEKYLKKSQFFELQDSIGVYLGMVTDVLEINSTAPFDYISPDIRQLILNRRRLNHIRKLETEIIDEAIQKNEFEVYGKDE, from the coding sequence ATGAGAACAAAACCTTCTTGTTTGGCTTTAAGTAATTGTTACTTTTGCGGAATGCTTTTTTTACAAAAAAAGATATTTCTAATACCAGTACTCGGACTTTTTGTTTTTTCTTCCTGTGATTCATTGTTCAAGGAGAAAACAGAGAAGGAACCTTTGGCAAGAGTTGGCGAAACTTTTCTGTACAAGGAGGATATAGCTTCTTTTATTACTAACGATATGTCTGAGCAGGATAGTATCCTCTTTGTTACCAATTACATTAATAACTGGGCATCAAAACAGCTGTTGTTGTCCAAATCCAAAATCAATTTACCTGAGGAAAAATTAAAGGAGTATGATCTTTTGGTTGATGATTATCGTTCGGATCTATACACCAGGGCCTATGTTGAAGCATTGGTGCTTCAATCCCAGGATACGGCGATAACCACTTCCCAATTAAGAGAGTATTACGAGAAGGAAAAGGAAAATTTCAAGTTAAACGAGAAATTGGTCCAGTTGAGATTTGTTGGACTCCCCGGCCAATTCTTGGATAAAAATCAGGTAATAGAAAAAATAAAAGGCTGGGAAGAGACCGATAAAAGTTATCTGGATTCCATAGCGGTTCAATTTAAAAAAATCCATTTCAATGATTCCATTTGGGTAAGCGTTACTAGGGTCATGGAAGAAATACCACCGCTTACACCTCTCAATGAGGAAAAGTACTTAAAAAAATCACAATTTTTTGAATTACAGGATTCCATAGGGGTATATTTGGGAATGGTGACCGATGTGTTGGAAATTAACAGCACCGCCCCGTTTGATTATATTTCGCCTGATATTCGACAGCTTATCTTAAATAGGAGAAGATTGAATCATATCAGAAAACTGGAAACTGAAATAATTGACGAAGCAATACAGAAGAATGAATTTGAAGTATATGGAAAAGATGAATAG
- a CDS encoding SRPBCC family protein: MKYTVEITIDLPRNEFLKILDNPENMKHWQRGLVSYELLSNQPTKEGAQMNLKYKMGKRELEMVETIIKRNLPEELHTTYDTKGVHNIQKNYFKEVEGKTKWISESEFQFSGFGMKLMGFLMPGAFKKQSIKYLEDFKAYAEHNTSVLSL, from the coding sequence ATGAAGTATACCGTTGAAATAACCATCGATCTGCCTCGAAATGAATTCTTAAAAATATTGGACAATCCAGAAAATATGAAACACTGGCAAAGAGGTTTAGTTAGTTATGAACTGTTATCCAATCAACCCACCAAGGAAGGTGCTCAAATGAATTTAAAATATAAAATGGGTAAGCGTGAATTGGAAATGGTAGAAACTATCATAAAAAGAAATCTTCCCGAAGAACTTCACACCACATACGACACCAAAGGTGTGCATAACATCCAAAAAAATTATTTTAAGGAAGTTGAAGGGAAAACCAAATGGATTTCTGAAAGTGAGTTCCAGTTTTCTGGATTTGGAATGAAACTAATGGGATTTTTAATGCCCGGCGCCTTTAAAAAACAGTCCATTAAATATTTAGAGGATTTTAAAGCATATGCGGAACATAACACATCAGTTTTAAGTTTATAG